The genomic interval ATCCGAATCCATGCTCAATATGGAAAAAGAATTTGTGGATTACCGTGAAAATTTGTTGGATGTAACTAAAGAAAAAGAAAGATATGAAACAGAACTCAAATTAGCTCATGAAATCCAATATGCAATGAATCCAACCGATTTCGAAAAATTCAATGAAAATAATAATCTGAGTCTTTGGGGATTCATGAAATCTGCACATGCTGTTGGTGGAGACTTTTATGATTATTTCAAAATCGACGAAGAAAATATAGGATTTGTAATAGGTGACGTTAGTGGAAAAGGAGTGCCAACTACATTAATCCTAGTAAAAACTATGACCTTAATCAGGGATTATGCTACATATTATTCAGATTTATCCGATGTATTATACGAAGTTAATAACGAACTTTGTAAAGACAATGTGAAAGAATTGTTTGTTGGTTGTTTACTTGGAAAACTTAATATAAAAACAGGAGAATTATGTTATGTTAATGCAGGACATAGAAAACCATTAATTAGACAAAATGATGGTGATTTTGAATATTTAAATGAAAAACCAGGATTGCTTTTAGCCGGAATGGAAAATATAGATTATAAAAAGCATACCATTCATTTAAAACCTAATGATACATTATTTTTATATACAGATGGAGTAACCTATGCAAACGATGGGAATAATAGACATTATGGAGAAAGAAATCTGCAGAAAATATTAAATCAAAATAAGGATAATGAATTAAACATTATCATAAAATCCATTGAAGATGATATCAACAAGTTCTGTAACAATAAAGAATTATCTGATGATATAGCAATGCTTATCATTAAAATGAAAGAATAAAATAATCCTAAGGATCCATTCTATGCCAAAAAGATATATAACTTATCTTTTTTCAAACAACAATCAACATACCATATAATAAATAACCAAATTTTATAAACTCAAAATTATAAATATTATTAAAAATATAGCTATCTTAAAACAAAATTAAAAGTTTAAATGAACTTAATTAATAATTATTTTTTTGATTTAATATGAAAGTATTCTACAATAGCATTAAAGATGCAGTAAGATATGGTCTAGCCGATAAGCTTGCAATCTTAGTAATTGGAGGGATAATGTTTTTAACTGCATTGGACCATAGGTTTTTTGATATACCATTCCATTATTCCAGCATATTAATGTTAATCGTTGTGGGTTATGGTTCGTTCATCTCATGGTATGCGATTAATGGCCAGGACAAACATCCGAGGCTCAATAACATTAAAAAAATGGCATGGGAAGGATTTAAAAAGTCTTGTATTATAGTGGCCTATTCCATATTTCTAACATACATAGGACATTATGGAAAAGAATTCCTATCAAGTGGAAATTATTTGTTTGGCATAATCTTAACTGTCCTTTTCCTTCTAATCTATTTAATGCTGATTGGAGGATTATTCAATAGATATCTAAACAATGGAAAGTTTTTAAAAGCATTCGACCTCGTGGAAATTATTAAATTATTGTTAAGTTTCGACACTAGAAACTTTATTAGGGTTTTAATTGCAGTTGTCATTTCACAAACATTTACAGTTTCCGTTTTTATTAAAATTATCCCCGAAATACCAAGTCTGGAGTTGTTACTTACATTCGCATTCTTCTTTTTA from Methanobrevibacter sp. carries:
- a CDS encoding DUF4013 domain-containing protein, which gives rise to MKVFYNSIKDAVRYGLADKLAILVIGGIMFLTALDHRFFDIPFHYSSILMLIVVGYGSFISWYAINGQDKHPRLNNIKKMAWEGFKKSCIIVAYSIFLTYIGHYGKEFLSSGNYLFGIILTVLFLLIYLMLIGGLFNRYLNNGKFLKAFDLVEIIKLLLSFDTRNFIRVLIAVVISQTFTVSVFIKIIPEIPSLELLLTFAFFFLAPFLYMANKRLVGLQVRNLLH